A single window of Lutzomyia longipalpis isolate SR_M1_2022 chromosome 1, ASM2433408v1 DNA harbors:
- the LOC129787206 gene encoding ninjurin-2-like yields MPKLRGYDNPVATGAGDEGSAATQGRVKSDAENSADRDTGDHIPTLRRLFNANRYATKKTLAQGILDLALLASNAAQLKYLLRIGDTHEFYTLLLVLIVSSICLQVIQAVVCVVLAMVLNINNVNEQKAADICNNICVAIIIVTVAINVIISAFDLKGDDGISLRYYHQDIQH; encoded by the exons ATGCCAAAATTGCGAGGATACGATAACCCCGTGGCCACAGGCGCTGGGGATGAGGGGTCAGCAGCCACCCAGGGTCGGGTGAAATCTGACGCCGAAAATAGCGCTGATCGTGATACGGGAGATCATATTCcg ACACTGCGGCGTCTCTTCAATGCCAACAGGTATGCCACGAAGAAAACCCTTGCTCAGGGTATTCTGGATTTGGCTCTTTTGGCTTCCAATGCGGCCCAGCTGAAGTATCTCCTGCGTATTGGGGACACCCACGAGTTCTATACACTTCTGCTGGTCCTCATTGTGTCATCAATCTGCCTCCAG GTAATTCAGGCTGTGGTATGCGTTGTGTTGGCTATGGTGCTGAATATCAACAATGTGAATGAGCAGAAAGCTGCGGACATCTGCAACAATATCTGTGTGGCCATCATCATTGTCACAGTGGCCATAAACGTGATAATTAGTGCTTTCGACCTGAAAGGAGATGATGGCATAAGTCTAAGGTATTACCACCAGGATATCCAACATTAG